One segment of Vagococcus martis DNA contains the following:
- a CDS encoding pseudouridine synthase — protein sequence MERLQKVMAHCGVASRRKSEELIQAGRVTVNGKKVTELGVKVSQSDKVEVDGVPIYQEQPVYYLFYKPKNVISAVSDDKDRPVVTDYFHSVPERIFPVGRLDYDTSGLLIMTNDGEFANLLTHPKHEIDKVYVAKVKGIATKELLKPLRNGIRIDGRKTAPARFKILSTDARKNTSVVELIIHEGRNHQVKNMLAAVDLPVMKLKREKVATLDLFGLNPGDYREMTKKEVSQLYVLANQE from the coding sequence ATGGAACGATTACAAAAAGTGATGGCACATTGTGGTGTGGCTTCAAGAAGAAAATCAGAAGAATTAATCCAAGCAGGACGTGTGACGGTTAATGGCAAAAAAGTAACAGAATTAGGTGTAAAAGTCAGTCAGTCAGATAAAGTTGAAGTAGATGGTGTGCCGATTTATCAAGAGCAACCAGTGTATTATTTGTTTTATAAGCCAAAAAATGTCATCTCAGCTGTATCAGATGATAAAGATCGCCCAGTCGTAACAGATTATTTTCATAGTGTTCCTGAGCGTATTTTTCCAGTTGGTCGACTAGACTATGATACATCAGGACTATTGATTATGACCAATGATGGTGAATTTGCAAATCTGTTAACTCATCCAAAACACGAAATTGATAAAGTATATGTCGCAAAAGTTAAAGGCATTGCGACAAAAGAACTATTAAAACCATTACGTAATGGCATTAGAATTGATGGTAGAAAAACAGCGCCAGCACGATTTAAAATTTTATCAACAGATGCTAGAAAAAATACTTCTGTCGTGGAATTGATTATCCATGAGGGACGTAATCACCAAGTTAAAAATATGTTAGCAGCGGTTGATTTACCAGTGATGAAATTAAAGCGTGAAAAAGTTGCCACACTTGATTTATTTGGCTTAAATCCAGGTGACTACAGAGAAATGACTAAAAAAGAAGTCAGTCAATTATACGTTTTAGCTAACCAAGAGTAA
- the scpB gene encoding SMC-Scp complex subunit ScpB — protein sequence MLGQKIEALLFVSGEEGIGLNELSHLMNEPTATIYQALEELKQAHEDNPSSALTILEAGDRFMMTTKKEMAPLLKDYAQSSINQRLSKIALETLAIIAYKQPITRSEIEQIRGVQSSGSIQKLVHKQLIEEKGRVDGPGRAILYGTTAYFFDYFGLKSIEDLPDIHELDEELEDDLESTDLFFDRFKEQFDEEKEE from the coding sequence ATGTTAGGACAAAAAATTGAAGCGTTGCTGTTTGTATCAGGAGAAGAGGGCATTGGACTAAATGAGCTGAGTCATTTGATGAATGAACCCACAGCAACAATTTATCAAGCATTAGAAGAATTAAAACAAGCACATGAAGATAACCCAAGTAGTGCGTTGACAATTTTAGAGGCAGGGGATCGTTTTATGATGACCACTAAAAAAGAGATGGCACCTTTATTAAAAGATTATGCCCAATCTTCTATTAATCAAAGATTGTCGAAAATTGCACTGGAAACATTGGCAATTATTGCTTATAAGCAACCTATCACTCGATCTGAAATTGAACAAATAAGAGGGGTGCAGAGTTCAGGTTCGATTCAAAAACTAGTGCATAAGCAATTGATTGAAGAAAAAGGGCGAGTTGACGGACCAGGTCGAGCGATTTTATATGGTACAACGGCTTACTTTTTTGATTATTTTGGATTAAAAAGTATTGAAGATTTACCAGATATTCATGAGTTAGATGAGGAATTAGAAGATGATTTAGAATCGACTGATTTGTTTTTTGACCGATTTAAAGAGCAGTTTGACGAAGAGAAAGAAGAGTGA
- a CDS encoding segregation/condensation protein A yields MEELNVKLDIFEGPLDLLLHLIKTLEIDIYDIPIAEITEQYMNYIHTMRTLDLEIAGEFLVMAATLMSIKSKMLLPQEVVEVDDESEYDVLDPREVLVQQLLDYKKFKYVATVLKEMETERGDYFTKEATDLSDYEKECAPLEPNEVTMIDLYLAIHDVMTRAKQMEPMETSIVMEDYTIDDRIEFVMSRVRALSKTDYVLFDELFTVYTRSEIVMTFLAMLELIKSRDIVVKQSSVDMAIQIFNKEGQ; encoded by the coding sequence ATGGAAGAATTAAATGTAAAATTAGATATTTTTGAAGGGCCGCTTGATTTATTGCTTCATCTAATCAAAACACTTGAGATTGATATCTATGATATCCCGATTGCTGAAATTACTGAGCAGTACATGAATTACATACACACAATGCGTACACTTGATTTAGAGATTGCTGGAGAGTTTTTAGTGATGGCAGCAACGCTTATGTCGATAAAAAGTAAAATGCTATTGCCACAAGAAGTTGTTGAAGTAGACGATGAGAGTGAATACGACGTACTAGATCCACGTGAAGTGTTGGTTCAACAGTTATTAGATTATAAAAAATTTAAGTATGTCGCAACGGTTTTAAAAGAGATGGAAACTGAGCGTGGTGATTATTTTACCAAAGAAGCCACTGATTTATCCGATTATGAAAAAGAGTGTGCACCACTTGAACCCAATGAGGTGACAATGATTGATCTTTATTTAGCGATTCATGATGTCATGACTCGAGCAAAACAAATGGAACCCATGGAAACAAGTATTGTGATGGAAGATTACACCATTGATGATAGGATAGAGTTTGTGATGAGCCGGGTAAGAGCACTATCTAAAACAGATTATGTGTTGTTTGACGAGTTATTTACCGTTTATACACGCTCAGAGATTGTGATGACATTTCTTGCTATGTTAGAATTAATTAAGAGTAGAGACATCGTGGTGAAACAGTCATCAGTGGATATGGCTATCCAGATTTTTAATAAAGAGGGACAATAG
- the xerD gene encoding site-specific tyrosine recombinase XerD — protein MRTYLEEYLHYLKIERGLSYNTIVSYERDLNQYLAYLDNRGIHELSQIDRFVIMDFLTFLKEENKSSTTIIRMVSSLRKFHQFLRQERHTDTDPMQYIDTPKKRQSLPKTLSIEEVEKIIEAPDTTTVLGIRDRAILEVMYATGLRVTELITLKLSDLHLTIGLLKTLGKGDKERIVPLGDQAIDWINTYLEKSRPELAIKNKSDATNDVLFLNYQGKPFSRQGIWKNLKIYVTEVGIEKDVTPHTLRHSFATHLLENGADLRIVQELLGHADISTTQIYTHISKQRLADVYKEHFPRA, from the coding sequence ATGAGAACGTATTTGGAAGAGTATTTGCATTATTTAAAGATTGAACGAGGGTTATCATATAATACGATTGTCAGTTATGAACGTGATTTAAATCAATATTTGGCCTATTTAGATAATAGAGGGATTCATGAGTTAAGTCAGATTGATCGTTTTGTGATAATGGATTTTTTGACTTTTTTAAAAGAAGAAAACAAATCGTCTACTACGATTATTCGTATGGTATCGAGCTTGCGCAAATTTCATCAATTTTTACGTCAAGAGCGTCATACTGATACAGATCCCATGCAATATATTGATACACCGAAAAAAAGACAGTCGTTACCCAAAACGTTGTCAATTGAAGAAGTTGAAAAAATTATTGAAGCCCCTGATACGACCACTGTATTAGGTATACGAGATCGTGCCATTTTAGAAGTGATGTATGCCACAGGACTTCGTGTGACGGAATTAATTACTTTAAAGTTAAGTGATTTGCATTTGACTATTGGGTTGTTAAAAACGTTAGGTAAAGGTGATAAGGAACGAATTGTACCTTTAGGAGATCAAGCGATTGATTGGATTAACACATATTTAGAAAAATCACGTCCAGAGTTGGCAATAAAAAATAAAAGTGATGCGACAAACGATGTGTTATTTTTAAACTATCAGGGTAAACCATTTTCTAGACAGGGAATTTGGAAAAATTTAAAAATTTATGTGACAGAAGTGGGGATTGAAAAAGATGTGACACCTCATACACTTCGCCATAGCTTTGCGACACATTTGCTAGAAAATGGCGCTGATTTGCGCATCGTTCAAGAATTATTAGGGCATGCGGATATATCAACTACTCAAATATACACGCATATCAGTAAACAACGACTAGCTGATGTCTACAAAGAACATTTCCCAAGAGCGTGA